A part of Phlebotomus papatasi isolate M1 chromosome 5, Ppap_2.1, whole genome shotgun sequence genomic DNA contains:
- the LOC129808819 gene encoding uncharacterized protein LOC129808819 → MQKKSICIFFTFPPIVFLFFFCFWCVCVFFIFSFVFPSLFHGLTVAEWVAGWVGGEPLKVHPNSHPSISVFCGVFVNEHEEMWRFLVFFVTIFLAGNTSARPEPPVSNGYQYSAPATSYGAPSTRYGAPQAPPVIHKHVYVHVPPPEPEYVAQKKPIVLPPPQKHYKIVFIKAPTAPTPTAPVLPALQQSEEKTLVYVLVKRPDEQPDVVVPTAAPTQPSKPEVYFIRYKTQKQDGYPESIQPVPSTSYGAPQPNSQYGLPH, encoded by the exons ATGCAAAAGAAGAGCATTTGTATTTTCTTCACTTTCCCACCAattgtctttcttttttttttttgtttttggtgtGTTTGTGTCTTCTTCATCTTCTCTTTCGTCTTCCCTTCACTTTTTCACGGTTTAACTGTGGCTGAGTGGGTGGCTGGGTGGGTGGGAGGTGAACCTCTTAAAGTACACCCCAACTCACATCCATCGATCAGTGTATTTTGTGGCGTTTTTGTGAATGAACACGAAGAAATGTGGCGGTTTTTGGTGTtttttgtgacaatttttttggcgggaaacaCATCAGCCCGTCCAGAACCACCAGTTTCCAATGGATATCAATATAGTGCCCCAGCAACGTCCTATGGTGCCCCATCAACACGATACGGTGCCCCTCAGGCACCACCAGTCATCCACAAACACGTCTATGTTCACGTACCACCACCCGAACCCGAATATGTTGCCCAAAA GAAGCCAATTGTCCTGCCACCGCCGCAGAAACACTACAAAATTGTCTTTATAAAGGCCCCAACGGCCCCAACCCCAACAGCACCGGTACTACCGGCCCTGCAGCAATCCGAGGAGAAGACCCTGGTTTATGTCTTGGTAAAACGACCTGATGAACAACCGGATGTTGTTGTACCGACTGCAGCACCAACGCAACCAAGTAAACCCGAAGTCTATTTTATTCGGTACAAAACCCAAAAGCAAGATGGCTATCCGGAAAGTATTCAACCTGTTCCGAGTACATCGTACGGAGCTCCACAGCCTAATTCGCAATACGGACTACctcactaa